Part of the Paenibacillus aurantius genome, CCCGTTCGCTGAAGCGCGGCCACAGCCGGGAAATCTCATTCTGCGAAGGCGGAACCGGTTCGGAGGGATCGAAGCGGACTTTTTGGCCTACCGCTTGAAATCCCTCCTTCCACATCACTTGAGTGCGAACGATTCCTGCTGCCTGCGTCAAGCCGAATCATCTCCTTCTCTTGTTTAATGCCGTTGCTTGTTTACCTGCTTAAACGAATCTTGTTACTATTCCTCCTCCAGAAGCCAGTGGAACCAGCGTCCGTGGCCATCCGTCTCCGCCATGATATTCCGGTACTCTTTCCCGTCCAGATAATAATCCAGGTGCAGCCGACCATCCTCCATGTTGTTGTACAGATGGACGAGACTTCTTCTTTTCCCGATCATGCGAAGGTGCTCCCTCAGCTCCGCCTTATCCCCTGCACTAAACTGATTCGCCACATGGGTATGGAACACGCATAGAACGGCGTCGTCCGGCATTCCCGCCGCCAGCTCCGGCAGAAGCCGCATCGCATGGCCTTCGCGGAGGTCAACGGGGTGCTCGTTAAGAAGGCTGGCTCCCCGCTTCAGGTGCTCCAGCCGCTCGGTATGCTCCGGCCAGATTAAGGCGCTTAACCAGAGTCTGTCCTCCGGGTCGCGAAGATCATTAACATGCAGATCGACTCCGATTCTTGCTTTTACGGGAGGAGGGTTGATAAGGAGACAATTTGGCCGCTTCCCCCGAATGTCCGACTTCAGAAGCATGGCAGAACCTGCTTTCCCATATACCGCTCCCCCGCCATAATCGTACCCGTACTCATCCCAAAGCAGCTGCAAGCCGGCGCTGGTCCCGAGCTCCAGCAAAGCAAGGGGCTTCCCAAATCGGGCATAGGCCCAGCAGAAGGCCGGGTACAAATAAGCGCACCGCCTTACCTCATTGGTCTGGACCAGCTTCGTTTGCAGGAGAGGAAGGATCTCGCCGGCATTCTCCAGGCAAAACCTCCGAAAGAACGGATAAGCCTCCCCGGGCTCCCCCGGCTGATCCGTAAGCGTGCGGTAGAACCCCGCCAGCCCGCACCGGTCCTTTCCCTGCAGGAGCAGGTAATGAGCAGCAGCAAAAAGAAGGTTCGGGACCGGCTGTCCCGGCCGGGCATGAGAAGCCAATGCCAGCATTTCCGGATCGCCGGCGACCGCCGCAGAAAGCCGTTCGTATAATCGGCTAGACCCTTTGCATTCCTCGGTAAAAGCTCTAAACGTTTTCGCCGCTTT contains:
- a CDS encoding DUF2332 domain-containing protein, translated to MVDMAKAAKTFRAFTEECKGSSRLYERLSAAVAGDPEMLALASHARPGQPVPNLLFAAAHYLLLQGKDRCGLAGFYRTLTDQPGEPGEAYPFFRRFCLENAGEILPLLQTKLVQTNEVRRCAYLYPAFCWAYARFGKPLALLELGTSAGLQLLWDEYGYDYGGGAVYGKAGSAMLLKSDIRGKRPNCLLINPPPVKARIGVDLHVNDLRDPEDRLWLSALIWPEHTERLEHLKRGASLLNEHPVDLREGHAMRLLPELAAGMPDDAVLCVFHTHVANQFSAGDKAELREHLRMIGKRRSLVHLYNNMEDGRLHLDYYLDGKEYRNIMAETDGHGRWFHWLLEEE